The Candidatus Krumholzibacteriia bacterium genomic sequence TGTAGACGGGGTGCGCCGTGGATTGTGAATCCGCCGAGGCCCGCACCCACCGGGGCGCGTCGGGGCTCGCGACTTCATACGGTGTGTCGGGCCGATCCTTCTGGAGAGCAGCGAACCGCAGGTGTGGCAACGGGAACGAACCTGCAGGGTACGGCTGCAGCAGCCGGTCGGACGGCACGTCGTCCGGATCGAGTGCCCGGAGGGCGTCGTCGAGTTCCCGCGTGACGACGTCGGCGCGGATCACGCCGGCCAGTCCCGCCCCCACCGCCGCGACGTCACCGAAGGTGCTGATGCCGAGCACTTCTCCGGCGGTGTTGAAGACGGGACCACCCGAACTCCCCGGATTGATGTTCAGATCACAGATCAGAGCATTCGAACTGGTGCGGCTGACCACTCCGGTGGTCAACGCGCGCTCCTGGTGGAGCGGACTGCCGATCGCGATCACCCGCTCCCCGGTCACGGCCAGTTCGTCGTTCCGACGGAACGTGACCACTTCGAGCCCTTCGACGACGGAGGGATGGACACGCAGGAATGCGACGTCCCTCTCCCGGTCGATGTGCGCGATCGTCGCCTCGACCCTGCGCTCGTCGTCGAGACGCACGCGGATCCAGTCCCCGTTCTCCACGACGTGGGCATTGGTGGCGATCAGCCCCTGCGCGTCGACGAGGAAACCGCTGCCGCGCGCGAATTCGGCGTTGACGGTGAACGTGCTGGGCGCGAAGCGGTCGAAGACCGCGGCCTCGGCGCTGATCTCGCGTTCCTGGGCGAGGGCCGGTACGGTCATCAGTGCGGCGATCAGCAAGGCTCCGCGGTGGGTGTGGAAACGTGGCATTCTTCCTCCGCTGGCGGCAGAAGGGGCCTTCGCGGTCGATCGTATGGGCCGATCGGCCGGGGGCCCTCCGAGACCGGGAGGCCGCCGGGGGCATCGCGCACCGATCCGCGGCCGGACATCCCAGGAAGGGGCGAACTCCTCAGCTCCTTCTTCGGTA encodes the following:
- a CDS encoding S1C family serine protease, translating into MPRFHTHRGALLIAALMTVPALAQEREISAEAAVFDRFAPSTFTVNAEFARGSGFLVDAQGLIATNAHVVENGDWIRVRLDDERRVEATIAHIDRERDVAFLRVHPSVVEGLEVVTFRRNDELAVTGERVIAIGSPLHQERALTTGVVSRTSSNALICDLNINPGSSGGPVFNTAGEVLGISTFGDVAAVGAGLAGVIRADVVTRELDDALRALDPDDVPSDRLLQPYPAGSFPLPHLRFAALQKDRPDTPYEVASPDAPRWVRASADSQSTAHPVYMPRFRIYVTTPPHRYHMGKRGQIDHAAPTSAGETTDAGFGDLKEWNEDLGAWKPTVDIMGFPELDVSRSVWTGEVSARFEEGLERFVLFRDGESVEELDRDMSWIEFDMATRRIEESSEPGANRVRAGQYRYDPAIFAPNDDGTWPELVLHVLTSETDERLRIRLRRDTVEQIWADFEPYYWSRRSRLAELEVGQR